Proteins from a single region of Lelliottia sp. JS-SCA-14:
- a CDS encoding alpha-2-macroglobulin, with translation MTPFRLAALSLALLTTFTLVGCDNNDDKPQAAAPAASATTPKTPEKPDAEKLAKLASQSAGKALTLLDASEVQLDGASTLVLTFSVPLNPEQDFARTVHVVDKKSGKVDGAWELAPNLKELRLRHLEPNRNLVVTVERDLQALNKATFGIDYEKAITTRDIEPTVGFASRGSLLPGKVVEGLPVMALNVNNVDVNFYRVKPESLASFVSQWEYRNSLTNWESDNLLKMAELVYTGRFDLNPARNTREKLLLPLRDIKPLQQSGVYIAVMNQAGHYNYSNAATLFTLSDVGLSAHRYHNRLDIFTQSLENGAAQSGVEVLLLNDKGQTLAQGTSDADGHAKLETDKEAALILARKDGQTTLLDLKLPALDLAEFDIAGEPGYSKQFFMFGPRDLYRPGETVILNGLLRDSDGKPLPDQPVKLEVLRPDGQVARTVVAQPENGLYRFNYPLDSGAQTGMWHVRANTGDNQQRLWDFHVEDFMPERMALNLTGQKIPVSTQDEVNFDVVGYYLYGAPANGNSLQGQLFLRPLREAVSALPGFQFGDIAEENLSRSLDEVQLTLNDQGRGQVSTESQWKETHSPLQLILQASLLESGGRPITRRAEQAIWPADTLPGIRPQFASKAVYDYRTDTTVNQPIVDENGNASFDIVYADASGAKKAVSDLQVRLIRERRDYYWNWSESDGWLSQFDQKDLVEGEQELTLKADETGKVTFPVEWGSYRLEVKAPDEMVSSVRFWAGYSWQDNSDGTGAARPDRVMLKLDKPSYQPGDTIKLHIAAPAAGKGYAMIESSEGPLWWKEIDVPANGLDMAIPVDKAWKRHDLYLSTLVVRPGDKSKSATPKRAVGLLHLPMGDENRRLNIALDTPQKMRPNQTLSVKVKASVKEGSVPQKVNVLVSAVDSGVLNITDYDTPDPWQAFFGQKRYGADIYDIYGQVIEGQGRMAALRFGGDGDELKRGGKPPVNHVTIIAQQAQPVALDANGEGTITLPIGDFNGELRVMAQAWTEDDFGSNEGKVIVAAPVITELNTPRFLASGDATRLTLDLTNLTDKPQTLNVALTASGLMSLEGAQPQPVQLDPGVRTTLFIPVRALEGYGDGEITAQVTGLQLPGETFAPQQKSWKIGVRPAFPAQTVNTGAMLNPGESWTAPAQHITGFSPATLQGQLLLSGKPPLNLARYIRELQAYPYGCLEQTASGLFPSLYTNAAQLSALGIKGDTDDKRRAAIDIGISRLLQMQRDDGGFALWDKNGPEEYWLTAYVTDFLVRAGEQGYSVPADAVNNANSRLLRYLQDPSMMSIRYSDDTQASKFAVQAYAALVLARQQKAPLGALREIWDRRAQTGSGLPLMQLGMALKLMGDAPRSQQALDLAMKTPRSDSKNWMADYGSQLRDNALMLSLLEEYKLLPDAQNTLLNTLSQQAFSQRWLSTQESNALFLAGRSLQTLSGAWQATTSLSDKALSNDKSQVQNVTGDQLGTLQVTNSGTTPLWVRLDSTGYPEYAPQPSSNVLQIERHILATDGSTKSLSSLKSGELVLVWLEVKANQNVPDALVVDLLPAGLELENQNLASSSASLQDSGSEVQNLLNQMQQADIQHMEFRDDRFVAAVPVNEGQPVTLVYLARAVTPGTYEVPVPMVESMYVPQWRATGAASGPLIVVP, from the coding sequence ATGACACCGTTTCGCTTAGCTGCGCTCTCTCTCGCGCTACTCACCACGTTTACGCTCGTCGGTTGCGATAACAACGACGATAAACCTCAGGCGGCTGCACCAGCCGCTTCCGCGACCACACCGAAAACACCTGAAAAACCGGATGCTGAAAAGCTCGCGAAGCTGGCTTCGCAAAGTGCAGGCAAAGCCCTGACGCTGCTGGATGCTTCCGAAGTGCAGCTCGATGGCGCATCTACCCTGGTTCTGACTTTCTCCGTCCCGCTAAATCCCGAACAGGATTTCGCCCGCACGGTTCACGTCGTCGATAAAAAGAGCGGCAAAGTGGACGGTGCATGGGAACTGGCTCCCAATCTGAAAGAGCTTCGTCTGCGCCATCTGGAGCCGAACCGCAATCTGGTGGTCACCGTTGAGCGTGACTTGCAGGCGCTCAACAAAGCCACCTTCGGCATTGATTACGAAAAAGCGATCACCACGCGGGACATCGAACCGACCGTTGGCTTTGCCAGCCGCGGCTCGCTCCTGCCGGGCAAAGTCGTTGAAGGACTGCCGGTGATGGCGCTCAACGTCAACAACGTGGATGTGAACTTCTACCGTGTAAAACCGGAATCACTGGCCTCCTTTGTCAGCCAGTGGGAGTACCGTAACTCCCTGACCAACTGGGAATCTGACAATCTTCTGAAAATGGCCGAGCTGGTTTACACCGGACGATTCGATCTCAATCCGGCGCGCAACACCCGTGAAAAACTGCTGCTGCCGCTGCGCGATATCAAACCGCTGCAACAGTCCGGCGTTTACATCGCGGTGATGAATCAGGCAGGGCATTACAATTACAGCAATGCCGCCACGCTCTTTACGCTCAGTGACGTCGGTTTATCCGCGCACCGCTATCACAATCGTCTCGATATTTTCACTCAGAGCCTGGAAAACGGCGCGGCGCAGTCCGGCGTTGAAGTCCTGTTGCTCAACGATAAAGGCCAGACGCTGGCGCAGGGCACCAGTGACGCTGACGGCCATGCGAAGCTCGAAACCGACAAAGAGGCAGCGCTGATTCTGGCCCGCAAAGACGGCCAGACGACGCTTCTGGATCTCAAGCTCCCGGCGCTCGACCTGGCGGAATTTGATATCGCCGGTGAGCCAGGTTACAGCAAGCAATTCTTCATGTTCGGCCCGCGCGATCTCTATCGTCCGGGTGAGACGGTGATCCTCAACGGTCTGCTGCGCGATAGCGACGGCAAACCGCTCCCGGACCAGCCCGTCAAACTCGAAGTGCTGCGTCCGGATGGACAGGTAGCGCGCACGGTGGTGGCCCAGCCGGAAAACGGTCTCTATCGCTTTAACTATCCGCTGGATAGCGGCGCGCAAACGGGGATGTGGCACGTTCGCGCCAACACCGGCGACAACCAGCAGCGACTGTGGGATTTCCACGTCGAAGATTTCATGCCTGAGCGCATGGCGCTGAATCTGACCGGTCAGAAAATCCCCGTTTCGACCCAGGATGAAGTCAATTTCGATGTTGTTGGTTACTACCTGTACGGCGCACCGGCTAACGGCAACAGCCTGCAGGGGCAGCTTTTCCTGCGTCCGCTGCGCGAGGCGGTGAGTGCGTTACCGGGCTTCCAGTTTGGTGATATCGCTGAAGAGAACCTTAGCCGCAGTCTGGATGAAGTCCAGCTCACCCTGAACGATCAGGGGCGCGGCCAGGTCTCGACGGAAAGCCAGTGGAAAGAGACCCACTCGCCGCTGCAGCTAATCCTCCAGGCCAGCCTGCTGGAGTCGGGCGGTCGTCCGATCACCCGCCGCGCGGAGCAGGCTATTTGGCCTGCCGATACGCTGCCAGGCATACGTCCGCAGTTTGCCAGCAAAGCGGTGTATGACTATCGCACCGACACCACGGTGAATCAGCCGATTGTCGATGAAAACGGCAACGCCAGTTTTGACATTGTCTATGCCGATGCCAGCGGGGCCAAAAAAGCGGTCTCGGATCTTCAGGTTCGCCTGATCCGCGAGCGTCGCGACTACTACTGGAACTGGTCGGAAAGCGACGGCTGGCTGTCTCAGTTCGATCAAAAAGATCTGGTGGAGGGCGAGCAGGAACTGACGCTCAAGGCCGACGAAACCGGCAAAGTCACCTTCCCGGTAGAGTGGGGTTCTTACCGTCTGGAGGTCAAAGCGCCTGACGAGATGGTCAGCAGCGTGCGCTTCTGGGCGGGTTACAGCTGGCAGGATAACAGCGACGGCACCGGCGCGGCGCGCCCGGACCGGGTGATGCTGAAACTGGATAAACCCTCTTACCAGCCAGGCGACACCATAAAACTGCACATCGCCGCACCTGCCGCAGGTAAAGGCTACGCGATGATCGAATCCAGCGAAGGCCCGCTGTGGTGGAAAGAGATCGACGTTCCGGCCAATGGCCTGGATATGGCTATTCCAGTCGACAAAGCCTGGAAGCGTCACGATCTGTATCTCAGCACGCTGGTGGTACGTCCGGGAGATAAATCTAAATCAGCGACGCCTAAACGCGCCGTCGGTCTGCTGCATCTGCCGATGGGCGACGAAAACCGTCGTCTGAATATTGCCCTCGATACTCCGCAGAAAATGCGCCCTAATCAGACGCTGTCGGTGAAAGTGAAAGCCAGCGTGAAAGAGGGCAGTGTGCCGCAGAAAGTGAACGTCCTGGTTTCTGCTGTGGACAGCGGCGTGCTGAATATCACCGATTACGACACTCCCGATCCGTGGCAGGCTTTCTTCGGTCAGAAACGCTATGGCGCAGACATCTATGACATTTACGGTCAGGTCATCGAAGGACAGGGTCGTATGGCGGCGCTGCGCTTTGGTGGTGATGGTGATGAGCTGAAACGCGGCGGTAAACCGCCGGTGAATCACGTCACCATTATCGCTCAACAGGCGCAGCCTGTGGCACTGGATGCGAACGGTGAAGGGACGATCACCTTACCGATTGGCGATTTCAACGGTGAGCTGCGTGTCATGGCCCAGGCCTGGACCGAGGATGATTTTGGCAGTAACGAAGGCAAAGTGATTGTCGCCGCGCCGGTGATTACCGAGCTGAATACGCCGCGCTTCCTGGCAAGCGGTGATGCCACCCGGCTGACGCTGGATCTGACCAACCTGACCGACAAACCCCAGACGCTCAACGTCGCGCTCACCGCGTCGGGCTTAATGTCGCTCGAAGGCGCACAGCCGCAGCCTGTCCAACTGGATCCGGGCGTGCGTACCACACTGTTCATTCCAGTGCGTGCGCTGGAAGGCTACGGCGACGGTGAAATTACGGCCCAGGTGACCGGCCTTCAGCTGCCGGGCGAAACCTTCGCGCCGCAGCAGAAGAGCTGGAAAATCGGCGTGCGTCCGGCATTCCCGGCGCAGACGGTCAATACCGGCGCGATGCTAAACCCTGGCGAAAGCTGGACGGCTCCGGCGCAGCATATCACCGGGTTCTCTCCGGCCACGCTGCAAGGGCAACTGCTGCTCAGCGGTAAACCGCCGCTCAATCTGGCGCGCTATATCCGCGAACTGCAGGCGTATCCGTATGGCTGTCTGGAACAAACCGCCAGCGGCCTGTTCCCGTCGCTCTACACCAACGCCGCACAGCTGAGCGCGCTCGGCATCAAAGGTGATACGGATGACAAACGTCGCGCGGCAATTGATATCGGGATCTCCCGCTTGCTGCAGATGCAACGCGATGATGGCGGTTTTGCCCTGTGGGATAAAAATGGTCCGGAAGAGTACTGGCTGACGGCTTACGTCACCGACTTCCTGGTCCGTGCGGGTGAGCAGGGTTACAGCGTGCCAGCCGACGCGGTGAACAATGCGAACAGCCGCCTGCTGCGCTATCTGCAGGATCCCAGCATGATGTCCATTCGCTATAGCGATGACACCCAGGCGAGTAAATTTGCCGTACAGGCGTATGCCGCACTGGTGCTGGCGCGCCAGCAAAAAGCACCGCTCGGCGCACTGCGTGAAATCTGGGATCGTCGTGCGCAGACCGGTTCGGGCCTGCCTCTGATGCAGCTCGGGATGGCTTTGAAACTGATGGGCGATGCGCCACGCAGCCAGCAGGCGCTGGATCTGGCGATGAAAACCCCGCGCAGCGACAGCAAAAACTGGATGGCGGATTACGGCAGTCAACTGCGCGATAACGCCCTGATGCTCTCCCTGCTGGAAGAGTACAAGCTGCTGCCGGATGCGCAAAACACGCTGCTGAATACGCTCTCTCAGCAGGCGTTCAGCCAGCGCTGGCTCTCGACCCAGGAAAGTAATGCTCTGTTCCTGGCCGGACGTTCGCTCCAGACGCTCTCCGGTGCCTGGCAGGCGACCACCAGTCTCTCTGACAAAGCGCTGAGCAATGATAAGTCTCAGGTGCAAAATGTGACTGGCGATCAGCTGGGCACGCTGCAGGTAACCAACAGCGGTACCACGCCGCTGTGGGTGCGCCTCGATAGCACCGGTTATCCGGAATATGCACCGCAACCCTCGTCCAACGTTCTGCAAATCGAGCGCCATATTCTGGCGACCGACGGCAGCACCAAATCCCTCTCTTCCCTGAAGAGCGGTGAGCTGGTACTGGTCTGGCTGGAAGTGAAGGCCAATCAAAACGTACCGGATGCGCTGGTGGTTGATCTGCTCCCGGCTGGGCTTGAGCTGGAAAACCAGAATCTCGCCAGCAGCAGCGCCAGCCTTCAGGACAGCGGCAGCGAGGTGCAGAACCTGCTCAACCAGATGCAACAGGCCGATATTCAGCACATGGAGTTCCGCGACGATCGCTTTGTCGCGGCGGTTCCGGTGAACGAAGGCCAGCCGGTAACGCTGGTGTACCTGGCACGTGCCGTGACGCCGGGAACCTACGAGGTGCCGGTGCCGATGGTGGAATCCATGTACGTTCCCCAGTGGCGGGCAACGGGTGCCGCCAGCGGCCCGCTGATTGTCGTTCCGTAA
- a CDS encoding PTS transporter subunit EIIC: protein MKRAVNALQNFGKSLYGPVLILPIVGLFIAFGNVLGNGNLAEYVPFLGHPLIQHTGQLIAKSAVSVLVNLALVFAVGIPIGLATRDKGYAALIGLVTFVVFINAMNVTLQLQGHLAPADQMKAAGQSMVLGVQVLEMGVFAGILTGALSGYLYNKYSGVQFNGAMAIYSGHCFVAIVMLPVSMILGVVMSELWPFAQHGISAMALAIKGSGPFGVAIYGFLERILVPTGLHHLVYTPFLYTELGGTQEVCGTVYQGARNIYFAEMACPEVKQLSSTVVWDARGISKMFGLPAAALAMYVTARPERKALAKAILIPAALTSLLVGVTEPLEFSFLFVAPLLFVVHAVLTGLGMMLFYLFGVHAIGANGIIDFILYNLPLGTEKSNWPMYIVVGMLMFALYFIVFRFLILRFNMKTPGREDDEQETRLYSKQEYQAKGSNDGLGESIVVGLGGRANIEVVDNCYTRLRVTVKDVDIIDESRLKATGAKGIIKQGNNVQVVYGLHVKKMREAVETFL, encoded by the coding sequence ATGAAACGAGCCGTGAACGCCCTACAAAATTTCGGAAAATCATTGTACGGACCGGTACTTATCTTACCGATTGTCGGGCTGTTTATCGCCTTCGGCAACGTATTGGGTAACGGTAATCTTGCCGAGTATGTGCCGTTTCTCGGCCATCCTCTGATTCAACACACAGGGCAGCTGATTGCTAAATCGGCGGTCTCGGTGCTGGTTAACCTTGCTCTCGTCTTTGCAGTCGGCATTCCCATTGGTCTCGCCACGCGTGACAAAGGTTACGCGGCGCTGATCGGCCTGGTGACTTTTGTGGTGTTTATCAATGCCATGAATGTGACGCTCCAGCTGCAAGGGCATCTGGCCCCCGCCGATCAGATGAAAGCTGCCGGGCAGAGCATGGTGTTAGGCGTCCAGGTGCTGGAGATGGGCGTGTTCGCCGGGATCCTCACCGGTGCTCTGTCGGGATACCTGTACAACAAATACTCCGGCGTACAGTTTAACGGCGCGATGGCGATCTACTCCGGGCACTGCTTCGTGGCAATAGTGATGCTGCCGGTGTCGATGATCCTCGGCGTGGTGATGAGCGAGCTGTGGCCTTTTGCCCAGCACGGGATCAGCGCCATGGCTCTTGCGATAAAAGGGTCTGGTCCTTTTGGCGTCGCGATTTACGGTTTCCTGGAGCGCATTCTGGTGCCAACCGGTCTGCATCACCTGGTTTATACGCCGTTCCTGTATACGGAGCTGGGCGGAACGCAGGAGGTGTGCGGCACCGTCTATCAGGGCGCGCGGAATATCTACTTCGCCGAAATGGCCTGCCCGGAAGTGAAACAGCTCAGCAGCACGGTGGTATGGGATGCGCGCGGGATCAGCAAGATGTTCGGCCTGCCCGCCGCGGCGCTGGCGATGTATGTGACCGCGCGGCCAGAGCGTAAAGCGCTGGCGAAAGCCATTCTGATCCCGGCGGCGCTGACCTCGCTGCTGGTCGGCGTGACTGAGCCGCTGGAGTTCTCTTTCCTCTTCGTCGCCCCGCTGCTGTTTGTGGTTCACGCGGTGCTGACCGGTCTCGGCATGATGCTGTTCTACCTGTTTGGCGTCCACGCCATCGGCGCCAACGGCATTATCGATTTCATTCTCTACAACCTGCCGCTGGGCACGGAGAAGTCCAACTGGCCGATGTACATAGTGGTCGGGATGCTCATGTTCGCCCTCTACTTCATCGTGTTCCGCTTCCTGATCCTGCGCTTCAACATGAAAACACCGGGCCGTGAGGATGACGAACAGGAAACCCGCCTGTACAGCAAGCAAGAGTATCAGGCGAAGGGCAGCAACGACGGGCTGGGTGAGTCCATCGTGGTCGGTCTCGGCGGTCGAGCAAATATTGAAGTGGTGGATAACTGCTACACCCGACTGCGCGTCACCGTCAAAGATGTCGACATTATCGACGAGTCACGCCTCAAGGCGACGGGCGCGAAAGGCATTATCAAGCAAGGTAACAACGTTCAGGTGGTCTACGGGCTGCACGTCAAAAAAATGCGAGAAGCTGTTGAGACGTTTCTCTGA
- a CDS encoding 6-phospho-alpha-glucosidase: MFKPPFILSIAGGGSTYTPGIVKSLMVQLQDFPLAEIRLYDIDAARQDTIAPVVEKVIRDHSQSIKFTVTHDPEVAFSGAHFVFAQMRVGQYKMREQDEKIPLRHGVVGQETCGPGGLAYGLRTILPMVELIDLVERYAHEKAWIVNYSNPAAIVAEGVRRLRPNARVLNICDMPVAAMRNMGAILGVDRHKLEVDYFGLNHFGWFTRVLVDGVDRLPELRRHIAKYGLLTEDAAKTDPQHSDPSWVKTWRNIKPIMDNFPEYLPNPYLQYYLMPNQIVEHQNPDYTRANEVMNGREKKLFAAAEEYKRTGILSDAFHVGVHGEFIVDVARSLAFNLRQRHLVMVENRGAITNLPYDAVVEVPAYITSEGPEPIRVGQVPLFHQTLLQQQLASEQLLVEATIEGSYEKALQAFTLNRTVPTMEHAKAILDEMIEANRDYWPALQKAWQDGEAVKK; this comes from the coding sequence ATGTTTAAACCTCCCTTTATTCTCTCCATTGCCGGTGGCGGCAGCACCTACACGCCGGGCATTGTGAAAAGCCTGATGGTCCAGCTGCAGGATTTCCCGCTGGCGGAAATTCGCCTGTACGACATCGACGCCGCGCGCCAGGACACCATTGCGCCAGTGGTCGAAAAAGTGATTCGCGACCACAGTCAGAGCATCAAATTTACCGTTACCCACGACCCGGAAGTGGCGTTCAGCGGGGCACACTTTGTCTTCGCTCAGATGCGCGTCGGGCAGTACAAAATGCGCGAGCAGGATGAGAAGATCCCCCTGCGCCACGGCGTGGTCGGTCAGGAGACCTGCGGCCCCGGCGGGCTGGCCTATGGTCTGCGCACCATTTTACCGATGGTGGAGCTGATCGATCTGGTGGAGCGTTACGCTCACGAAAAAGCCTGGATCGTGAACTACTCCAACCCGGCGGCGATTGTGGCGGAAGGCGTGCGCCGCCTGCGTCCCAACGCCCGCGTACTGAACATCTGCGATATGCCGGTGGCGGCGATGCGAAATATGGGCGCGATTCTGGGTGTGGATCGTCACAAGCTTGAAGTCGACTATTTTGGCCTGAACCACTTTGGCTGGTTTACCCGCGTGCTGGTGGACGGCGTCGACAGATTGCCGGAGCTGCGCCGCCACATCGCGAAATACGGCCTGCTGACGGAAGACGCCGCCAAAACCGACCCGCAGCACTCGGACCCGTCGTGGGTAAAAACCTGGCGCAACATTAAGCCGATCATGGATAACTTCCCGGAATACCTGCCGAACCCGTATCTGCAGTATTACCTGATGCCAAACCAGATTGTTGAGCATCAGAACCCGGACTACACCCGCGCCAACGAAGTGATGAACGGACGCGAGAAAAAGCTGTTCGCGGCGGCGGAAGAGTACAAACGTACCGGCATTCTCTCTGACGCTTTCCACGTCGGCGTGCACGGCGAGTTTATTGTCGATGTGGCGCGTTCGCTGGCGTTCAACCTGCGCCAGCGCCATCTGGTGATGGTCGAAAACCGTGGGGCGATCACCAACCTGCCGTACGACGCGGTGGTGGAAGTCCCGGCATATATCACCTCCGAAGGGCCAGAGCCGATTCGCGTGGGCCAGGTTCCGCTGTTCCATCAGACGCTGCTCCAGCAGCAGCTCGCCTCTGAGCAACTGCTGGTGGAAGCGACCATCGAAGGCAGCTACGAAAAAGCGTTGCAGGCATTTACCCTGAACCGCACCGTGCCGACGATGGAGCACGCGAAAGCCATTCTCGATGAGATGATCGAGGCCAACCGCGACTACTGGCCTGCGCTGCAAAAAGCGTGGCAGGACGGCGAAGCGGTGAAAAAATAA
- the sseA gene encoding 3-mercaptopyruvate sulfurtransferase, whose amino-acid sequence MSTSYFVAADWLIEHSDDPEVQILDARMAPPGQEHRDVPAEYRAGHLPGAVFFDIEALSDHTSPLPHMLPRPEAFAVAMRELGISRDKHLVVYDEGNLFSAPRAWWMLKTFGVENVSILAGGLAGWQRDELPLQQGDVSLAEGDFDATLDASVVKRLTDVLLASHENTAQIIDARPAPRFNAQADEPRPGLKRGHIPGALNVPWGDLVFEGELKTTDELSEIFERQGVDLHKPVIASCGSGVTACVVILALATLGVTDVTLYDGAWSEWGARDDLPIEPAQ is encoded by the coding sequence ATGTCCACCTCATATTTTGTCGCAGCCGACTGGCTTATCGAACACAGCGACGATCCGGAAGTGCAAATCCTCGATGCGCGCATGGCCCCGCCAGGGCAAGAGCATCGCGACGTTCCCGCGGAGTACCGCGCCGGACATCTTCCGGGCGCGGTCTTTTTTGATATCGAAGCCCTCTCCGACCACACCTCTCCCCTGCCCCACATGCTGCCGCGCCCGGAAGCTTTTGCCGTGGCAATGCGCGAGCTGGGCATCAGCCGCGATAAACACCTGGTGGTGTACGACGAGGGCAATCTGTTCTCCGCCCCGCGCGCGTGGTGGATGCTGAAAACCTTCGGCGTCGAGAATGTGTCGATTCTGGCCGGTGGACTGGCGGGCTGGCAGCGCGACGAGTTGCCGCTCCAGCAGGGTGATGTTTCGCTTGCGGAAGGTGATTTTGACGCCACGCTTGACGCGAGCGTAGTGAAACGGCTGACTGACGTCCTGCTTGCCAGCCACGAGAACACGGCGCAAATCATCGATGCCCGCCCGGCTCCGCGCTTTAATGCTCAGGCAGACGAACCGCGTCCCGGCCTGAAACGCGGCCATATTCCCGGCGCGCTCAACGTGCCGTGGGGCGATCTGGTATTTGAAGGCGAGCTGAAAACCACCGACGAACTGAGCGAGATTTTTGAGCGTCAGGGTGTGGATTTGCACAAACCGGTGATTGCCAGTTGCGGCTCCGGCGTCACGGCCTGCGTGGTGATTCTGGCGCTGGCAACGCTCGGCGTGACCGACGTGACGCTGTACGACGGGGCGTGGAGCGAATGGGGTGCGCGGGACGATCTGCCGATCGAACCCGCTCAATAA
- a CDS encoding MurR/RpiR family transcriptional regulator gives MDNRLATLLTRGESLTRAEYRVLAHLTEHPLLVGNITVRELAQATFVSTATIMRLCQKLGFSGFSEFIWHCKQLLTDTPHIASEAQDLPHLPALFSQFIANYQQTFQWVTEEKRRHFATLLREKESFFLYGAGFSYLFAEYLTKKLQVLGKTAFISGPGDSRNIFLSNAARYQVFIAVSRSGETEQVLDKARIAKNVGMTVIAFTRASANTLAGMADLHFALYDEAVHFAAEAAGVTSFESNLVLLMDLLLLEATG, from the coding sequence ATGGATAACCGACTGGCAACGCTGCTGACGCGCGGGGAGTCTCTGACCCGCGCGGAATATCGCGTCCTGGCCCATCTCACGGAGCATCCGCTGCTGGTGGGCAATATCACGGTGCGCGAGCTGGCGCAGGCGACCTTCGTCTCAACAGCGACCATCATGCGTCTGTGCCAGAAGCTGGGGTTTAGCGGCTTTAGCGAGTTCATCTGGCACTGCAAACAGTTACTCACCGATACGCCGCACATTGCGAGCGAGGCTCAGGATTTACCGCACCTGCCCGCCCTGTTCAGCCAGTTTATCGCCAACTATCAGCAGACCTTTCAGTGGGTGACGGAAGAGAAGCGCCGTCATTTTGCGACGCTGCTGCGCGAGAAAGAGAGTTTCTTCCTGTACGGTGCCGGGTTTTCCTATCTCTTCGCCGAGTACCTGACCAAAAAGCTGCAGGTGCTGGGCAAAACGGCGTTTATTTCCGGACCGGGCGACAGCCGGAATATCTTTCTCAGTAACGCCGCGCGCTATCAGGTGTTTATCGCGGTGTCGCGCAGCGGCGAGACGGAGCAGGTGCTGGATAAAGCGCGGATCGCCAAAAACGTCGGCATGACGGTGATCGCCTTTACCCGCGCGTCAGCGAATACCCTGGCCGGGATGGCGGATTTGCATTTTGCGCTGTATGACGAAGCGGTGCATTTCGCCGCCGAAGCCGCAGGGGTGACGTCGTTTGAATCGAATCTGGTGCTGCTGATGGATTTGCTGTTGCTGGAAGCGACGGGGTGA
- the sseB gene encoding enhanced serine sensitivity protein SseB: MSETKNELETLLEQAATEPAHRPAFFRTLLESTVWVPGTAAEGEQVVEDSALDLLHWEKDDGTSVIPFFTSLEALQQAVEDEQAFVVMPVRTLFEMTLGETLFLNAKLPTGKEFTPREISHLIGEEGNPLSTQEVLEGGETLLLSEVAEPPAQMIDSLTTLFKTIKPVKRAFLCSIKESAEEQPVLLIGIEADGDIEEIIQAAGSVATDTLPGDEPIDICQVVKGEKGISHFITEHITPFYERRWGGFLRDLKTTRII; encoded by the coding sequence ATGTCCGAAACCAAAAACGAATTAGAAACTTTGCTGGAGCAGGCGGCGACTGAACCCGCCCACCGTCCGGCATTTTTCCGCACCCTGCTGGAATCTACCGTCTGGGTGCCGGGAACCGCGGCGGAAGGCGAGCAGGTTGTCGAAGACAGCGCGCTGGATCTGCTGCACTGGGAGAAAGACGACGGCACTTCCGTCATCCCGTTCTTCACCTCGCTGGAAGCCCTGCAGCAGGCGGTCGAAGACGAGCAGGCGTTCGTGGTCATGCCGGTGCGTACGCTGTTTGAAATGACGCTCGGCGAAACCCTGTTCCTCAACGCCAAACTCCCGACCGGGAAAGAGTTCACCCCGCGCGAAATCAGCCATCTGATTGGTGAAGAGGGCAACCCGCTGAGCACGCAGGAAGTGCTGGAAGGCGGCGAAACGCTGCTGCTCTCCGAAGTGGCCGAACCCCCGGCGCAGATGATCGACTCCCTGACCACGCTGTTTAAAACCATCAAGCCGGTGAAGCGCGCGTTTCTCTGCTCGATCAAAGAGAGCGCCGAAGAACAGCCCGTTCTGCTGATCGGCATTGAAGCGGACGGCGACATCGAAGAGATCATTCAGGCGGCAGGCAGCGTGGCCACCGACACCCTGCCGGGTGACGAGCCGATTGATATCTGTCAGGTCGTGAAAGGTGAGAAGGGCATCAGCCACTTTATTACCGAGCACATCACGCCGTTCTACGAACGTCGCTGGGGCGGCTTCCTGCGCGATCTGAAAACTACCCGCATTATCTAA